Genomic window (Lutra lutra chromosome 6, mLutLut1.2, whole genome shotgun sequence):
GGGAGAGGTTGGAAGAAGGGGAAGTGAGGCGGGGCCTCGCAGAGAAGAACGTGGGGTGTGAGCGGAGGACGGGGGAGGGACGCCAGGATGGACAGCAGACGCGAACATGAGGCACCAGGAACGATGGAGGAGAGCCAAAGAGCAAAGAGGGGCATCAGGTGAGGAGGGACCAGGGGAATGAGGAgtgggaggcgggggaggggagagaggcccATGCCCACAGATTTGTGCCagtgcccctcaccccccagcacccccacaccTCAGCAATGATCTTCTCCAGCTCACGGTTCTCCTTCTCCAACAGCCGGGACTTCTCCTCCTCGTTGTTGTTGGTGGATGAGCCTGTCTTCATGGTGTCCTGCGCCTCCGACTGCCACTCACCCCGGGTGATCAGCCTGCGCATCTGGGGACCAAGGATTGCACATGAGACGGGGGAGAGGACTGTCCATGACCAGCAGGTGGCGAGGCAAGCGGGGCCCCTCCcaagggcaggagcaggaggaggctcCCAGGAAGCAGGGCTGGACTGCGGGGACAGAAGCGGGGACCGCCTCACCTTCGGCACGAAGAGCACGACCAGAGTGATGTAGGAGGAGAACACTATGGCAAGGGACGCAAAGGCGAAGGCTGCATCCTGCTGGCTGGACAGGATCATGGTGACCGGGGCAGTGATGAGGCACAGGACCTGTGGGTGCACCCTGTTTGGGACCTCCAGGCTTTCCTCCCCCAGGAGAGAGCCCATGAGGACAGGTCCTGGGGGAACTTCCCATCGCTAAAGGCTCCAGACCCCAGGCCACCCTCAACTCCAGAGCGGGAAGAATCCCAAACCACGTCCTGCTCCAGGTCAACCCCCCCCTCAAGGCAGACGTGCTGGGATCCTCACACGGGCCCATTCAGAGTCCCTGAGCACTGAGCGTCTGGGAACTCTGGCCGGAAGCTGACTCGGATTCCAGCCAGGGAACCGGAGATAAGGCATCTCACTTCCCCActctgcttcctcacctgtgCAGGGGGACAGTAATGTCTGCTTCGTGCACTCACGGGCAGAGCTGTAAAACAGTGTCTGTACAGGGCTTTACCCGCTGGGAAGTGCTTTACAGACCCGAGGCACTAAAAATCTTCTTCAGACTCCCGCCCACTGATCCTAGTCCCGATTCCTCCCCAGCAGCCCTAGGGTCAGCACCAGGTGTCCAAGGCTCACCGCCACATTGTAGATGGCCATGCCCACAGCCCGGTGGTCATTGATCTTCTCCGTAGACACACTCTTGGTCTCGTAAGCAAGAAAGATaccaagcagcagcagcagccccttGTAGCCGTAGAAAATGCCTGGAGCGGAGGCCACGGCCACTTGGCAACAAGACCTCCAGGCACCCACTCACCCCCCGGGCCCTCCACGCCCTCCACCTACTGCTGTTCCTGCTTTGAGCTCCACAAGTGAAGGGCCTCCTTTCTGATCGGCCCCTCTGACCTAGCACACCCGTCTCTGTCTGTTCCCCCAACTTGTCCCAACGTCCCGCTTCCTCATGGGACAGAGGAGGAAGACTGCGGACGCTATGTCCCCGCCCCTTACCCTCCAGGCTGAGGGCGGCTTTGCCCTTTCTGATCCTGCACCAGTGTGCAggccctccccaggcctccccgTCCTGCTCTCACTCTAGGCAGCTGGCCAGACAGATGGGGTCAGGCGGTCCCACGGGCCACtctgcccccagctctgccccaagCCTGCTTTATACCCCCGGCTCCTCACGGAAGAAGACcggctctccctccttcccagaaaGGATCAGGGCAAAGCCACCCTCCTCCCTCGGGCCCTTCCGCACCGGCCCTCCCCTGACCCGCGCACCGAGCCACGTGTTCATCTTCCTGGAGCTGCAGTGCTCCAGCTGCGGCAGGATGGACACATCGATGTCTTCCTTCGGCTCCTCCTTGGCGAAAGTCTAAGGGAGAAACGGGGCCCCAGGGAGACACCAGtcaccctccctgccctgcctctgctCAGTCCTGATGCCCAGCTTGGCCTCCTCTTTCCCAGGTGGCCCTCAGCACAGATGCCAGGCCCCACTCTAGGCCCAGGAGTGCTTTCACGAGCACCTCGGAAGGGCGTGTTCCCAGCTTTCCATGATGCCTGGGACATCTACACACCCTTCCAGGatccccaccacctgcctccccacctgCACTGGGCCTCCTTAGGGCACGGAGAGGCGGCTCTCCTCCTGGGTCCCCAGGCATGCAGAGGCCCCGACCCCCAGGGCCTCCTCTCAACGGGTACCTCGATGGTGCGGTGCAAGGGGTCCACGATCTGCCAGATGGCGAGAGTGAGGACGTCCATGCCCACCAGCAGGCCCACGGTGGCGTACAGCTTCCAGGGTTCCAGGGTCTGGGTGGACACAGAGCACAGGCAGGTCGGGGAACCCTCTGAACCCCGAGAGCCAAGGACCTATGGGCCGAGGTGAAGAAGCAGCTCACCTTCCTCcactccttcttctcctccttcttcgtGAAGACCGTGTGGACCCACCAGATCTTAGTGAACATGGAGCCATAGCCCAGACTAAAGCCCAGACCCAGGAGCCAGAGGCGCGCCTAggacaggagagggagcagggcaCAACCGTGCACAAAGGAGTGCAGTCAGGAGCCACGGGGGTGCACACAGGGCCAGAGAGTGGGTCTCTCTGCCTCCAGCagcttcctcccacccacctcctcctctgccaGCAGGGCCTCCTTGCTACACCCTCCTGTGCGAATCCCCAGCCCGGGTGTGCGGTGTGGCAGTACACCCTCCACCACACAGCCCCAGCTGGCCCGGCTCCTCGCCCTTTCCTCCCCCCAGGCTCCAGCCACGCCGACGGCTCACCTCATCTACTGGCTGTTCGACCCCCGCAGGCCACCTGAGTGACCGCCCCCCCCGTGCCTCCAGCTGAGGAAGGCCCGCACATCCTTGATACTCCAGTGCCAGTCCAGCTACTCCTGAGCCAGTCCTGAGCGGCCCCCGCCTGCTGCACAGACCTCTCACACATCCCGGAGGTCAGTGTgccccctcccactgctctctcATTTCCCTGGGGGCTGACAGCCTCTGGGgaagtgtgcttgtgtgtgcCAATGCCACGTGCCCAGCTGCATGGTCAGGACAGGGCCCAGGATGGATGAGTACAGACAGGCAGGGACAGGGGCTGTGTCCCACCAGCATTAACAGAGCTGCACATGTGTGGCCACGGAAGTCAGCCTTTCCCACAGCCCCGGGACCTCCCACACCCCAATACCAAGTGTGTGCCTcatccccgcccccccgccctcTGCTCTCAGGTCCAGTCCCTGCTTCTACCCTTTCCCCAGGAGCTCACAGTTCCTGGGCTCCATCCTCAGCCCACAGCCAAGATGCCAGTGTTGAAGGGTTCTTTGTGCAGACCCTTCCTGCACCCGAGCGCCCCCCTCCATGAGGCAGGCCATGGCAACCTTGGAACTGGCTAGAGCCACCCAGCAGAGAGGTCTGGAGGGCGGGAAGAAAGGTCGCAGCCCACAGAGActgggggagcagggacagtgcAGGAAAGGCCGTGCCCGGTGCCTCCAGGAACGGCTCCCAAGCGGGGAGGGCCAGGGTCCATGGCGAGTCTACCCGCCTCCTCCTCACCTGGCAGACGAAGGGGAACTGGCTTCTCCCGATGTGGTAACCATCCAGCCCGAGGGGGAAGACAGCCGCCAGCGCCAGGGAGCAGCCCACAGCAGTCAGATTGTTCAAGTTGGGCTGGGAGTTCTGGATGTAACTAGGGCAGAGGCGGGAGAGGAGGAGGGCGAGGAGCAGAATTAACCTCTTCTTCGGGGAGGCCCTGCTCTCCAGAGCCATGGGGCCTGCCCCAGCTGGTGCAGCCTGGGCCACAGCCCAgcgggggcaggcagagggctcCCAGCACCCCCACCTGTACACATGGAGCAGAGCCCCCGTGGTGTCCCCCAAGAACTTGGTAGTTGTCGGTGAGCTGGTCTGGAGCTGGGATGGGACTTGCGTCTGGTTTCCCCCTTTGGTGGTCACGGTCACTGGGAATGCCAGAGTGGATGCCTCGCCCCCCCACGACCTGGCAGTTACACCAGTGTCATCTCAGTCCCTGCCAGGGGCATCACGGTCTccgaggggcagagaggaggaggacagcATCCGAAAAGAAACTTACCGGACGTGAGAGTTGTAGATATTAAACGACAGACACACCACAGCCAGGACGATGCCCAGGCTGGACAGCACAGAGACCGAGATGAAGAGTTTCTGGGACATGAAGCGAAATGTCTTGATGACAAGGGTCTGGTCAGCCGGGGGGGCCCCTCCTGCATGGCATTAGGGGTAAGGGGAGGTCTAGTCAGCTGGGGGGGGGACACTCCTGCATGACACATTGGGGAGGGGTCTGGTCAGCTGAGGGGTCCCTCCTGcatggccctgggggaggggtctggtcAGCTGGGGGGCCCCTCCTcgtggccctgggggaggggtctggtcAGCTGGGGTCCCTCCTGCATGGCCCTGGGGGAGAGGTCTGGTCAGCTGAGGGGCCCCTCCTGggtggccctgggggaggggtctggtcAGCTGAGGGGTCCCTCCTGcatggccctgggggaggggtctggtcAGCTGGGGGGCCCCTCCTcgtggccctgggggaggggtctggtcAGCTGGGGGGCCCCTCCTGcgtggccctgggggaggggtctggtcAGCTGGGGTCCCTCCTGcatggccctgggggaggggtctggtcAGCTGAGGGGCCCCTCCTGggtggccctgggggaggggtctggtcAGCTGAGGGGCCCCTCCTGggtggccctgggggaggggtctggtcAGCTGGGGCCCCTCCTGcatggccctgggggaggggtctggtcAGCTGAGGGGCCCCTCCTGTGTGGCCCTGGGGAGGGGTCTGGTCAGCTAGGAGGGGTCCCTCCTGTGTGGCCCTGGAAGGGGGTCTTGTCAGCTGGGGGGGTCCCTCCTGCATGACACTAGGAAGTAGGGGGAGGGGACAAGGAAATGAAggtgaggcagagaaaggggcaaGGGACACCTGTCTCTAGCCCCGAGGACGTGGGCCCCTCGCTGCCCTGAATGCTGAGTGGGGGTGCTGCGGAGCAATGCTGCCCGCAGCCCAGGGTGGCGGGGGTCTCAGGAAGCAGTCGGAAGTGAGAGGAGGGAATGGAGCTGGAGGCCAAGATGTGTCACCAAAGCTGTGGTGTTTCTGGTAGTGTTTGTTCTATGATATGTGTCTTTctgacagcaaaggaaatgggagggaaagaagggaacgACCAAGAGGTGACGTTCGTGAGGTCTCTCAGAACTCAAATCAAAAGCTGCAGATGACAGTTGTAGAATCATAAAGCTAAGAGTTCGAAGGACCCACCTAGCCTCCGAACCCCAGGAAGACACCCGACCTGGGAGCTTCGACCCTGGCAGGGTGATGTTCCCAACAGTGTCTTCTAGCTATTATCAAGAGGAAACTCTGATTTGTCAACGAgttcacagcaaaaaaaaaaaaaaaaaaaaaaaaacctaatttcaATTTGCTTagctttaaaaagagaagtgTAATTTAGGCCATGAAGCATTTATAGCAGGAGAGAATACTGTCctaaattcaaattataaaaaaacatGTCAGAGCTCCAGCAGTGCCGGCAACTACCAGCTTCCAGTCGGGAAGGGCAGCTGGCAGCTGCCTCTGTCCCTAACGTGCCCTCTTCACCGGCAGGTCCTTCCTCCTGTCCACCTGGAGCGTCCTTCCCATTGCCTGTCGTTTGGCCCACGAAGCGCATGAGCAACACTTGCTTTTACTTTGCCTCTTTAAAAAGCACATCTGAGGGGAAGACAATCCAGGAGGTTTTGCAACCTCTCCTATAATTTAAGCAACTAGTTTCCTGAGAAAGATGAAGAGGCGACTCCAAGCTCCAGTGGCTGGTTCAGATAGATCAAGGTACCAGAACATCTGGGAGACCTACACGGGGTTTCCACGGCCACCCCCCATGCGCCGCATCTCTGATCCTATTACCTGAGCAGCACATTACTTTTGCTAGTGCATTGCTCCCTCTTCAAATACATACCCCACCCATGTCTTAACCCGGACCCTGGCCCATCTCCTTGGCACATTTCCAGCTGATGGCACCTGCCACCCCAGCCTCGTTCACGTGCACAACACTTGGTCTTGCTTGCTCAGAGGCACCGAGGAATACAGACAGGACCCGCTTACCAATCCACTTGTCCGTTTTGGACCAGGAAAGATCGTCCTTAGTGCTGTCATAGTAGCCGATCTTCTTGTAGCTGCCCCCTGGGCGGGAGACAACGGAAGGCTGaagagcccagcccaggcccGAGCTTCTCACTCCCCTCaagtcactctccctgcttgcatcTGAGCCCCCAAGGGGTCCCTGGGAGGACAGGAGGGCTCTCGAGTCAGCCACCTGGCTGACAGGAAATGCAAGGTGTCTGCCAAGGCTCATGGGTGTGTGAGAGCATCTCGGGGGTTCGAGGCCTCTGGGGAGAGGGCTCTGAGACGCCACTGCTCAGCCTTGCGCCTCTCCCGCCGATCGTCTCACACTTCAATTCTGGCTTCAGAAGCCTGCGACATCTCTGCTGATTCTCCCTCTCATGACAGACAGAATCACAGGATCTATTTTCCCAGtggctttcattttaattttagaaatttctcttcTGTTGGCTTGGGTTCTAATTCCTTGGAAAGTTGCATCTGCCTCTTAGAGCCACGAGGTGGGGGGTAGTTCAGCCATTCCTAAGAATTCCTGTACCAGAACTTTTCCCTCAGAAGCCAAACCACAGCCCTGGGGTTTGGGCTACAAGGAGGATCTGTGGACAGGTGGGAgcggggagaaggggagggcacGCTCCAGGAGGCTGCGAGCGGCGTGGGGACAGCCCGACCGGCAGAGGCTCGGCAGGTACGTGTGTGCTGACGTTTAAGGAGATACAAGTGAGGAAAGCCAGATTACACAGGAGACCCAAGAATCAGAAAAGCTTGCTTAGACAGCAAGGAAATGCAGTAGGTTTCCTCTAAAAATAGCAGCTCTGCTAGACTCCACTAGCCTGGAGTCCGCAGTCTGCACCTGACAAGGGTTAGCCCCTCAGAGCCAGGCTCCCAAAGGGAAATTTCTGAAATCACAAGGGAAGCCCCTGGAGAAAGGCAGTGTGTCTGCCCCTTCCCAGGTCTGGGCACCCCCCGACCCCCACTGAGCTTTTTACTCTTCTTATTAGATAAATGCTTGAAGAACCAgttcaaagagaagagcagatggGCACGCACAAGCCACCATCCCGATCTCCTTCCTCGGGCGGTGACACCAGACCTCAGCCCGCACCCCTGGGCTCAACCTGCCACTGCCAGACCCCGTGGCCCCACACCCCTGCGCTCCCCATGCACCGCCCAACCCTGCgggccccccacacccctgcactCACCCTGCAGCTGCTCAATGAGCGTCCAGGCCATCCGGGAGCCGCTGGCATCAAACACCACGTGACCCTGCGTGCGGGAACATGCGGAGGCGGCAAAGGTGATAAAAGTGGGAGCCAGGAGAGAGCGTCAGGGCCTCTCCGGATCCTTATGTGTTTGATGTCATTGAGCCTCTGAATGAATTCTATTTATGGCCTTTGCCTGCATATAGGACATACCCCAGATGCCCATACCCTAGATTTTAGAAacattcttctttggaaaagaagcTTCACCCGTGGGATTTGAGTGGGAAGCGTCCTCGGACAGAGCCCCAGGAGCCCCGGCCTCTGGCTGTGTGGCCCAGGCATGGCACCCAGTCCCTCTGGACGCTGTTCTCCCCACTTGGAGAGGGACAGATGACCGCTCAGACTGTCTCCTCTTAAAATCCTGTGATTCTCATCTGACTCATAAATATCTGGACTGAAAATAAATGAGGGAAAGGCTGAAAGAAATGGAATACAGCATCTTCCCCTCTTGCCTCATGGGGGTTTTTCTGGCTTGGGGGTCTGAGACCGATCCCTTCAGGTTAACATGAGCGCAGGAAAGGAGGGCACGCGCCCTCTTGGGGGAGCGCAGGGGAGCATGGGGGAGACTGCTGCCACTCACAGAGACGCCCTCAAAGGACGAGGAGTTCATCGCCCGGTAGATCTGGTCGGTAATGGTCTGGTTGTTATAGTTGAAGTCTTCCAGGCGCACACCGGAGTGGCCACCCCCACCGGACGTCTTGTTCAGGGCCAGCGCCAAGGCCCAGATGGCATCGTAGGCCAGCGGTGCCTCCTGGAAGCCACCAGTCTCCTCGGGGTGTCTCTTAAGCCTCTTGGTCAGTTTCTCCACAAACTCCTGGGATGTCTGcggagggagggatggggcagagggttGGAGGGGGCGTGGGGCACACTCCCAACGCGGCTGCAGCCCTGTAATCCAACAGAGGGTGGTGTTTTGCCATCGGAGGGAGCACACAAAACTTTGAAAGCTGGACTTGGAGGGGCTGGACTGGAGCTGGGGTGAGCCGGGCCCAGGAGCCTCAGCACACAGCCGCTGGCCCAGAACTGGAGCCAAAGTTGTAAGGAGTGGACACTGCACAACAGACGGCAGAAGAAAGTAGAGGTGGGCCTGCATGGCGACGTCCTCCCAGGCTCAGACGTTCTCCGTGGGCCGGACCCGGCACCTCACAGCCCCTGTGATTCTAAAGCAGCCTAGAGGGGCCCCGGCCTTCCTCACTGGACCCAAGCAGCGCACTACCTCCCTGAGTGCTCTCCCCTGCTTTCAGCTCCCAGGCCCTGGAAGGTTCGTGGGACACGGGGCCCCAGAGACACTCGTCACGTGATTGAAAGCTGGTATTCAggctctgcccaccctccccaccctctatCTTTGTTCTCCAAGAAAGCTGAAGACAAGGACAGCTCCTGTAACTCTCCCATGAAATGGGTCAAGAGACCTGAATTTCTATACCTGGCAATGACCTCGTTTGGCTAAAAACCACAGGTAAATTGCTCAAGGGTTTGGAAATGTCTACTGtgcaatggagaaaaacacaCCTGGCCTTTCTGACCTCCCAGAAGCCATACAAGGAAAGGCTCGGTGGCCCCCTCTTCGCAAGGCAGCAGTAACAGAGAGGGCGAGATCTGGGATGTACCAACAGCCTCACCCTctaaggaaggagggagcagatgaagaataaaaaaaaatctgttccccGTGCCCTGCCCGCTTTTCTCTCTACTGAACTTTCTGAAAACATGGGACAGGGGAGTGCAAGGCACAGACAGTGCGGAAACAGCCTTGGAAAACTAGCCCGGAACCGACCACACCCGCTGCTCCACAAGCGGGAGGCCAGGACCGCGTCCCGTCCCCCTGCACACCTCTGCTCCCGGCACCGTGCCTGGCCCAGGACCGACCACGTCCGCTGCATCACGTCCGCTGCATCACGGCAGGGAGCTACTCTGTGTGGCGCTGTGAGGTGGTCCGTGTGACCGCACACTTGTCTCCCACACGGAAGGCACCGCCCAGACCACGCGCTCCGGGTGGGAGCGCTCTGCAGGGGAGTGCTGCCCATGGCGGACGCCATCCAAGTGTGTGGTCCCGAAGTGCCCTCCGCTCAATTCTGCTGCAAACTCTGATCACgctaaaaaagttttaaaaatgtccacTGGGCAGATAAACAGATGCATGGATGGATCCCAGGTCCACCCCATCCACCCGCCCGCTGAGAGACCTCAAACGAGTTATCAAACTGCACTGGGAGGTCATTCAGCTTTAGAATGGGGTGACACTGGCTACCTCGAAGAGCCACTATGGGAAACCACAACATATAGAAAATGCGGGGTATAAAGTCAAGTCGCAGTTTGTCTTTAAAAGTCCCCCTGTCCCTCAGCCTCACATTCGTCATGGTCGCTCAGATCTACAGTCCAGCTTGGCATCTCATGTCCTGTGTCTCCAACTGTCTCTGCAGCATCTGGAGCTATAAGATCaataatccaaaatttaaaatatctaagacAAGGCTCCACTTTCCCTCACTCCCCAACACTTCCCAGTACATGAGATTGAAGGCTTGGAATCAGCAAGTCCTCTTAATTCCTCcattgaaatgtttcttttggggttttttgaagattttatttattggggggcgtctgggtggctcagtggtttaaagcctctgctttcagctcaggtcatgatcccagggttctggaatcgagccccacatcgggctctctactcagcagggagcctgcttttcttcctctctctctgcctgcctctctgcctacttgtgatttctgtcaaataaattttaaaaaaaattaaaaaaaaaaaagattttatttattggagcacctgggtggctcaggtcatgatctcagggtcctgggattgagccccacatcagactctctgctcagcaggaagcctgctcccccctctctctgcctgcctctccgtctacttgtgatctctgtctatgtcagataaagaaataaaaatcttttaaaaaattaaaattaaggggtgcctgggtggctcagtgtgttaaatcctctgccttcggctcaggttatgatcccagggtcctaggatcgagccccacatcgggctctctgctcagcagggagcctgcttccccctctctctctctgcctgcctctctgcctacttgtgatctctgtctgtcaaataaataaataaaaatctttattaaaaaaattaaaattaaataaagattttttttttttttttttttttttttttaagatttatttatttatttgatagagagatcacaagcaggcagagaggcaggcagagagagagagaggaggaagcaggctccctgctgagcagagagcccgatgcggggctcgatcccaggactctgagatcgtgacctgagccgaaggcagcggcttaacccactgagccacccaggcgccccaaaaattaaataaagattttacttatttctttgacagagagagacacagtgagagaggaaacacaagcagggggagaggagaggaagaagcagcttcccatgcagcagggagcccgaaccctgggatcacaacctgagccgaaggcagatgcttaaccgactgagccacctaggccccctCTTGAAATGTTTCATTAAGACCATCAGTGCCTACACAGAACAgtcttaattataataataataataacaggggcgcctgggtggcttagtcattaggcatctgcctttggctcaggtcatgatcctggggtcctgggatcgagccccatatcgggctccatgctcagtgggaagcctgcttctccctctcccactcccgctgcttgtggtctctctctccctgtgtctctgccaaataaataaataaaatcttttaaaaaaaataataataagacctAACATTTATATTTCCTTACAATGTTCCaggcattttttcatttttctgaggtGTACGTAGATAGAAACAGGCACATAAAGTTTAACTTGCCGGGAGTGACAATgcgtggcagggctgggattcaagcccaggcagcctggcctcAATGCCCATACTCTTCCCAGGACCCTCACGTCGCCTTGGCACGCTGACATGCCTCTCTTCCCAAGAGCGCCTGCTCGGCCGCCAGCAGCGGGCTGCCTTCCTGAGTGGTCCTTCACAAGTCTGTCCCATCCCCAGTTCGACGTACACGCTGGGCCACAAGAACCTCCGATGGAAAGGGATTCACGCAGCCTGCACGGTGCTCTCCCCACCCAGACCTTCGACTCTTCCCCGGCTCCAGGCCACTTGACAAACATGCTTACCCCAAAAATCGTTCCCCCTCAGGCCAGCAAAGATACCACTGCAAAATTTTCAGGTGGAAACATTACTAAGCAGCTCAAGAAAAAGTAAACAGCAAAAATTCCACAACCCACAAAAATCAGTAAAGTAATCAAGGGCAGCATTATGACCCTAATTTTCTGGCGGCCTGATGGCCCTGCTGGCTGTGTCTGTGTGAGGGATGCCTGACCTTGACCTCGAGTGTACATCCTGAGGCAGCTTCTGATTTCAGATTCTACCAAGATCTGACGGGACCTCTGCCCCAATCTGTGAGAACTGGAAGAGAATGTCATCTCCAGGTAAGGCCacctcccagctgcccctctaGCCCAGAGCTATCATAGGTCCCCAAAACCACTCCAACTCAATCTCCCACGCCGGGTTCCTTTCTAAGCCAGGGTTTCTCCATCCCTGCATGACTGACATTCGGATCAGGAGAATGCCTTGCTGTGGGGCACGGACCTCTGCGTTCCAGGCTGCCGGGAAGCATGCCCATTTACCCGCTAGACGCCGATTGTGACAACGAAACTGTCTCTGGACATTGCTCTGGCCAACAGTTCTCAAAATATGGTCTCAAATCAGCAGCATCAACAGCCCTAGGGAACCTGCTGGAAAGGCCCAGACCCACTGCATCAGGACTTGTGAAGGAAGAGCCCAGTAATCTGTCCTAACCAATCCTCCAGGCCAGTAACGTCGGAGAATGAGGGCCCAAATGAAGGGACAGCAGTTCTGCTTCTCTTCTAGACCCAGTCTGCGTCGCTCTGGGTCCCAGGTCCAGCCCCTGCttctcatctccctctccctgggcctgccTGATGCATCCACCATCTCTTCCCTGCTCAGTCGTTATGGCTGCTCTGCCCCCTGGAAAATCCTCGCTCTCCCACTGGGCACTTCCAGCGACCACGCAGACCTGCTGTCCCTAGAAGCTCTAGGGCCCCAAAGGCACCACGTTTGTCTAGAGACCCAGAGCCAGAAAGACGACCCTCCAGCGCAGTGAGCTccagagcccagatgtccatccacacccctcccccggtccctgctccctgccaggGGTTCCTTTAGCTCCCTGCTGTGGGGCAGAAGCCAGGACGTACAGGCCCTGGGCTCGGGGTGCTGAGAAGCCTCTGGGATTTGGGGCAGCTTCTCTACTTCTGAAGGTCTCCAGGATGACTCGCTTCTCAGGTGCTCTACAGGGTGGTGACCCTCCAGAATCTTCCAGGCTATGTTTCAACCATGATACCTGAAACATGAAGTCCCTCGGAACTCCCCAGGACAGTGTCCACAATCAGAGTCCGCGGACACAGTCCACCGCGAGGACAGACGGCCTGAGTCGTCTTCCTCTCCGGCTCAGAAGCTGCCGTCAGCCAGACAGTGTCGCCAGCAAAGGCACAGGCTCTTCTGTCGGGCTTCCCGGTTTCCCATGGCAGCAACACGGCAGAGTGGTTTGGAGTTAGACTCAAACGGGGTCAACTCTGGCTTCCCCACTCAGCAGTTTTGGAGCCTGGGCCCAGTCCCTCAACCTCTCTGCATCAGTTTCCTGGTCCGTAGAATGGACACAAGAAACCTCCAGCCAGCTTGGCTGGGAGGTCACAGATACCAGGTCCCTGATTCCTGGGTTACTGCACAAAAGCAATTATGACTACACCTCTGTTTTCAATGGGGTATTTGGGGCTTTACAACCATGAGCTCGCCCCTAGTGTGCTTCCCAAAACAGGCCTTCCGGGCCTGGGGTACGCCTGGCAAAAATGAGCAGACACGGAGGTTGCCTCATCAGCTCGCCCAAGATCCCCGTCTTCCCCCAGATAGAACCCTGAGCAAGAACGGAGCCTCGGCCTTGTGCCCTGCTCACTCCTGCCCCTCGC
Coding sequences:
- the GABBR1 gene encoding gamma-aminobutyric acid type B receptor subunit 1 isoform X2; amino-acid sequence: MLLLLLLPLLPPLFLRPPGASGAQTPNATSEGCQIIHPPWEGGIRYRGLTRDQVKAINFLPVDYEIEYVCRGEREVVGPKVRKCLANGSWTDMDTPSRCVNRTPHSERRAVYIGALFPMSGGWPGGQACQPAVEMALEDVNSRRDILPDYELKLIHHDSKCDPGQATKYLYELLYNDPIKIILMPGCSSVSTLVAEAARMWNLIVLSYGSSSPALSNRQRFPTFFRTHPSATLHNPTRVKLFEKWGWRRIATIQQTTEVFTSTLDDLEERVKEAGIEITFRQSFFSDPAVPVKNLKRQDARIIVGLFYETEARKVFCEVYKERLFGKKYVWFLIGWYADNWFKIYDPSINCTVDEMTEAVEGHITTEIVMLNPANTRSISNMTSQEFVEKLTKRLKRHPEETGGFQEAPLAYDAIWALALALNKTSGGGGHSGVRLEDFNYNNQTITDQIYRAMNSSSFEGVSGHVVFDASGSRMAWTLIEQLQGGSYKKIGYYDSTKDDLSWSKTDKWIGGAPPADQTLVIKTFRFMSQKLFISVSVLSSLGIVLAVVCLSFNIYNSHVRYIQNSQPNLNNLTAVGCSLALAAVFPLGLDGYHIGRSQFPFVCQARLWLLGLGFSLGYGSMFTKIWWVHTVFTKKEEKKEWRKTLEPWKLYATVGLLVGMDVLTLAIWQIVDPLHRTIETFAKEEPKEDIDVSILPQLEHCSSRKMNTWLGIFYGYKGLLLLLGIFLAYETKSVSTEKINDHRAVGMAIYNVAVLCLITAPVTMILSSQQDAAFAFASLAIVFSSYITLVVLFVPKMRRLITRGEWQSEAQDTMKTGSSTNNNEEEKSRLLEKENRELEKIIAEKEERVSELRHQLRSRQQLRPRRHPSTPPDPSGGLPRGPHEPPDRLSCDGSRVHLLYK